A window of the Butyricimonas faecalis genome harbors these coding sequences:
- a CDS encoding DUF4141 domain-containing protein: MRTRITFVICLCLLFAGRASAQWVVSDPGNLAQGIINASKNIIHTSKTATNMVNNFQETVKIYEQGKKYYDALKSVNNLVKDARKVQQTILMVGDITDIYVTSFQKMLRDDNFTVEELGAIAFGYTKLLEESNDVLTELKNVVNIITLSMTDKERMDVVERCHSKMKRYRNLVSYYTNKNISVSYLRAKKKNDLDRIMGLYGSMNERYW, from the coding sequence ATGAGAACAAGAATAACATTCGTCATCTGCCTGTGCCTGCTTTTCGCGGGCAGGGCTTCCGCCCAATGGGTCGTGAGCGATCCGGGCAATCTGGCGCAGGGCATCATCAACGCCTCGAAGAACATCATCCATACCTCGAAGACCGCCACGAACATGGTGAACAACTTTCAGGAAACGGTGAAAATCTACGAGCAGGGCAAGAAGTATTACGACGCCCTCAAATCGGTGAACAATCTGGTCAAGGACGCACGCAAGGTGCAGCAGACCATCCTGATGGTGGGCGACATCACGGACATCTACGTGACCAGCTTCCAGAAGATGCTGCGCGACGACAACTTCACGGTGGAGGAACTCGGAGCCATCGCCTTCGGCTACACGAAGCTGCTGGAGGAATCAAACGACGTGCTGACGGAGCTGAAGAACGTGGTGAACATCATCACGCTCTCCATGACGGACAAGGAGCGCATGGACGTGGTGGAACGCTGCCACTCCAAGATGAAGCGTTACCGCAACCTCGTGAGCTACTACACCAACAAGAACATCAGCGTGAGCTACCTGCGTGCGAAGAAGAAAAACGACCTCGACCGCATCATGGGGCTGTACGGCAGTATGAACGAAAGATACTGGTAG
- a CDS encoding DUF3876 domain-containing protein has product MSISRMKMLQVSKCLIGLAVMVLQSCDVAENRRDLLCGNWESVEGKPDVLIYKEGEAYKVTVFKRSGIRRRLKPETYLLQEENGNLFMNTGFRIDVAYNEATDVLTFSPNGDYVRVKPQPETPAEK; this is encoded by the coding sequence ATGAGCATATCAAGAATGAAGATGCTGCAAGTCAGCAAGTGTTTAATCGGGCTGGCGGTCATGGTGCTGCAATCCTGCGACGTGGCGGAGAACCGCCGCGACCTGCTGTGCGGAAACTGGGAAAGCGTGGAGGGCAAACCCGACGTGCTTATCTACAAGGAGGGAGAAGCCTACAAGGTGACGGTTTTCAAGCGGAGCGGCATCCGCCGCAGGCTGAAGCCGGAAACCTACCTCTTGCAGGAGGAGAACGGCAACCTGTTCATGAACACGGGATTCCGCATCGACGTGGCGTATAACGAGGCTACCGACGTGCTGACCTTCTCACCCAACGGGGACTACGTGCGTGTGAAGCCGCAGCCGGAAACTCCGGCAGAAAAATAA
- a CDS encoding TraG family conjugative transposon ATPase — translation MRNTSKMTTLENKFPLLAVEQGCIISKDADITVAFEVELPELYTVTGAEYEAIHGCWCKAIKVLPDFSVVHKQDWFIKEKYTPELHKDDMSFLSRSFERHFNERPYLKHTCYLYLTKTTKERNRMQSNFSTLCRGHIIPKELDKETAAKFMEAAEQFERIINDSGFVRLRRLSTDEIVGTDGKAGLIERYFSLMPEGDATLQDIDLSAREMRIGDNRLCLHTLSDAEDLPGTVATDTRYEKLSTDRSDCRLSFASPVGLLLSCNHIYNQYVIIDNSEENLQKFEKSARNMQSLSRYSRSNSINREWIDRYLNEAHSYGLTSVRAHFNVMAWSDDAEELKHIKNDVGSQLASMECVPRHNTIDCPTLYWAAMPGNAADFPAEESFHTFIEQAVCLFTEETNYRSSLSPFGIKMVDRLTGKPLHLDISDLPMKRGITTNRNKFVLGPSGSGKSFFMNHLVRQYYEQGAHVVLVDTGNSYQGLCEMIRRKTGGTDGVYFTYTEEKPISFNPFYTDDYVFDVEKKDSIKTLLLTLWKSEDDKVTKTESGELGSAVSAYIERIRADRSIVPSFNTFYEYMRDDYRRELAERDIKVEKEDFNIDNMLTTMRQYYRGGRYDFLLNSAENIDLLGKRFIVFEIDSIKDNRELFPVVTIIIMEAFINKMRRLKGVRKQLIVEEAWKALSSANMADYLRYMYKTVRKYFGEAIVVTQEVDDIISSPVVKESIINNSDCKILLDQRKYMNKFDQIQALLGLTEKEKSQILSINMANNPSRLYKEVWIGLGGTQSAVYATEVSAEEYLAYTTEETEKVEVYRLAEQLGGDIEAAIRQLAERRRNKQ, via the coding sequence ATGAGGAATACATCCAAAATGACAACACTGGAAAACAAGTTCCCGCTATTGGCGGTGGAACAAGGCTGCATCATCTCCAAAGACGCCGACATCACGGTGGCTTTCGAGGTGGAGCTGCCGGAGCTTTACACCGTGACGGGCGCGGAGTACGAGGCGATACACGGCTGCTGGTGCAAGGCAATCAAGGTGCTGCCGGACTTCTCCGTCGTCCACAAGCAGGACTGGTTCATCAAGGAGAAGTACACGCCGGAACTTCACAAGGACGACATGAGCTTTTTAAGCCGCTCTTTCGAGCGTCACTTCAACGAGCGTCCGTACCTGAAGCACACGTGCTACCTCTACCTGACCAAGACGACGAAGGAGCGTAACCGGATGCAGAGCAATTTCAGCACGCTGTGCCGTGGGCATATCATCCCGAAGGAGCTGGACAAGGAAACCGCCGCGAAGTTCATGGAGGCTGCGGAACAGTTCGAGCGTATCATCAACGACAGCGGCTTTGTCAGGCTGCGCCGCCTCTCCACCGACGAGATTGTGGGGACGGACGGCAAAGCCGGACTGATAGAGCGTTACTTCTCGCTCATGCCCGAAGGCGACGCCACGTTGCAGGACATCGACCTCTCGGCACGGGAAATGCGCATCGGCGACAACCGCCTGTGCCTGCACACCCTGTCCGACGCGGAGGATCTGCCCGGCACGGTGGCTACCGACACCCGGTATGAGAAACTCTCCACCGACCGCTCGGACTGCCGCCTCTCCTTCGCATCCCCGGTGGGGCTGCTGCTCTCCTGCAACCACATCTACAACCAGTACGTGATTATCGACAACAGCGAGGAGAACCTCCAAAAATTCGAGAAGTCCGCAAGGAATATGCAGTCGCTCTCGCGCTATTCGAGGAGCAACAGCATCAACCGCGAGTGGATAGACCGCTACCTGAACGAGGCGCACTCCTACGGGCTGACCTCGGTGCGGGCGCACTTCAACGTCATGGCGTGGAGCGACGACGCGGAAGAGCTGAAACACATAAAGAACGACGTGGGCAGCCAGCTGGCAAGCATGGAGTGCGTGCCTCGCCACAACACCATCGACTGCCCGACACTCTATTGGGCGGCTATGCCCGGCAACGCGGCGGACTTTCCGGCGGAAGAGAGTTTCCATACCTTCATCGAACAGGCGGTGTGCCTCTTCACGGAGGAAACCAACTACCGCAGTTCGCTCTCGCCCTTCGGCATCAAGATGGTGGACAGGCTCACGGGAAAACCGCTGCACCTCGACATCAGTGACCTGCCGATGAAGCGGGGCATCACCACCAACCGTAACAAGTTCGTATTAGGTCCTTCGGGCAGTGGCAAGTCGTTCTTCATGAACCACCTCGTGCGACAATATTACGAGCAGGGCGCGCATGTGGTATTGGTGGACACGGGAAACTCCTATCAGGGATTGTGCGAGATGATACGGCGCAAGACGGGCGGCACGGACGGCGTGTATTTCACCTACACGGAGGAGAAGCCCATCAGCTTCAACCCGTTCTACACCGACGACTACGTGTTCGACGTGGAGAAGAAGGACAGCATCAAGACGCTGCTGCTGACGCTCTGGAAGTCGGAGGACGACAAGGTGACGAAAACCGAAAGCGGGGAATTGGGCAGTGCCGTGAGTGCCTACATCGAGCGCATCAGGGCAGACCGGAGCATCGTCCCCTCGTTCAACACCTTCTACGAGTACATGCGCGACGACTACCGCCGGGAACTGGCGGAGCGTGACATCAAGGTGGAGAAGGAGGACTTCAACATCGACAACATGCTCACCACCATGCGGCAGTATTACCGGGGCGGACGCTATGACTTCCTGCTCAACTCGGCGGAGAACATCGACCTGCTGGGCAAACGGTTCATCGTCTTCGAGATTGACTCCATCAAGGACAACCGCGAACTGTTCCCGGTAGTGACCATCATCATCATGGAAGCCTTCATCAACAAGATGCGGCGTCTGAAAGGGGTGCGGAAGCAGCTTATCGTGGAGGAGGCTTGGAAGGCTCTTTCTTCGGCAAATATGGCTGACTACCTGCGCTATATGTACAAGACGGTGCGTAAGTATTTCGGTGAGGCAATCGTGGTGACGCAGGAGGTGGACGACATCATTTCCTCGCCCGTCGTCAAGGAGAGCATCATCAACAACTCGGACTGTAAAATCCTGCTCGACCAGCGCAAGTACATGAACAAGTTCGACCAGATTCAGGCGTTGCTCGGACTGACGGAGAAGGAGAAGTCGCAGATACTCTCCATCAACATGGCGAACAACCCCTCACGGCTCTACAAGGAGGTGTGGATAGGCTTGGGCGGCACGCAGTCGGCGGTCTATGCCACCGAGGTCAGTGCTGAAGAGTATCTGGCGTACACCACCGAGGAAACGGAAAAGGTGGAGGTGTACCGTCTGGCAGAGCAATTGGGCGGTGACATCGAAGCCGCCATCCGGCAACTTGCCGAAAGGCGGAGAAACAAGCAATAA
- a CDS encoding DUF4133 domain-containing protein produces the protein MAEYPINKGIGRPVEFKGLKAQYLFIFCGGLLALFVLFVILYMVGIDQWVCIGFGVASSSVLVWQTFALNARYGEHGLMKLGATRSHPRYLINRRRITRLFKRKRKEETT, from the coding sequence ATGGCTGAATACCCGATAAACAAGGGTATCGGCCGTCCGGTAGAATTCAAGGGCTTGAAGGCTCAGTACCTCTTCATCTTCTGCGGAGGTCTGCTGGCTCTCTTCGTCCTGTTCGTCATCCTCTACATGGTCGGCATCGACCAGTGGGTATGTATCGGCTTCGGCGTGGCATCGTCCTCCGTCCTCGTATGGCAGACCTTCGCGCTGAACGCCCGGTACGGCGAACACGGGCTTATGAAATTAGGGGCAACAAGGAGCCATCCCCGATACCTTATCAACCGGCGGCGGATCACCCGATTATTCAAACGGAAACGAAAGGAAGAAACGACATGA
- a CDS encoding DUF4134 domain-containing protein — translation MNKNIRQKFILSAALMIAATASAFAQGNGIAGINEATSMVSSYFDPGTKLIYAIGAVVGLIGGVKVYGKFSSGDPDTSKTAASWFGACIFLIVAATILRSFFL, via the coding sequence ATGAACAAGAACATCAGACAAAAGTTTATCCTCTCTGCGGCACTTATGATTGCCGCAACCGCCTCCGCCTTCGCACAGGGAAACGGCATCGCGGGCATCAACGAAGCCACCTCTATGGTGAGTTCGTACTTCGACCCCGGCACGAAACTCATCTACGCCATCGGCGCGGTAGTCGGGCTTATCGGGGGCGTGAAAGTATATGGGAAATTCTCGTCCGGCGACCCCGACACCTCCAAGACTGCCGCCTCGTGGTTCGGGGCGTGCATCTTCCTGATTGTCGCCGCCACCATCCTGCGCTCATTCTTCCTTTAA
- a CDS encoding DUF3408 domain-containing protein, whose product MKGKKNDYRAFLKKSGIKAREGKQVYISLANHSVITEITYLLGKGNLTIADYLDNVLNEHFQTHRAEINRMLDSVPKVEL is encoded by the coding sequence ATGAAAGGAAAGAAGAATGATTATCGCGCCTTCCTGAAAAAATCAGGAATCAAGGCGAGAGAGGGAAAGCAAGTGTACATCAGTTTGGCAAACCACAGCGTGATAACCGAAATCACCTATTTATTAGGTAAGGGAAACCTGACCATCGCCGACTATCTGGACAATGTGCTTAACGAACATTTCCAGACACACCGTGCCGAAATCAACCGTATGTTGGATTCAGTCCCCAAAGTAGAGCTATGA
- a CDS encoding DUF3408 domain-containing protein — protein MEKNQKNRSPQHDGGGMLAQVQASVEILSPVPLGGKCGEKDYERLFIREAEVKAREGKMAYVRPEYHDRIMRITRVIGHDRLSLSAYIDHVLTHHFNQCEEAIKSLYARNYDAVF, from the coding sequence ATGGAAAAGAACCAGAAAAACAGAAGTCCGCAGCATGACGGCGGCGGTATGCTTGCCCAAGTGCAGGCGAGTGTGGAAATCCTCTCTCCCGTGCCGTTAGGCGGCAAATGCGGTGAGAAGGACTATGAACGGCTGTTCATCCGTGAAGCCGAAGTGAAGGCACGCGAGGGAAAGATGGCGTATGTGCGCCCGGAGTATCACGACCGCATCATGCGTATCACCCGTGTGATCGGGCATGACCGGCTGTCGCTGTCCGCCTACATCGACCATGTGCTTACGCACCACTTCAACCAGTGCGAGGAGGCGATAAAAAGCCTTTACGCCCGGAATTACGACGCAGTATTTTAA
- a CDS encoding DUF3408 domain-containing protein, whose translation MGSRKVNTEGIDEELLIASIGRRRQDGILYHAQEPPAPAPEEESVPETEPPPVQSTAKEKPQRDTVRRKRQEDDYSGLFLRRNEIKTRQCVYISRDVHSKILKIVNDIAGREISVGGYVDTVLRQHLEQHKEKINELYKKQREDLI comes from the coding sequence ATGGGCAGCAGGAAAGTGAACACCGAAGGCATCGACGAGGAACTGTTGATAGCCTCCATCGGCAGACGCAGGCAGGACGGGATCCTGTACCACGCGCAGGAGCCGCCCGCGCCTGCTCCCGAAGAAGAAAGCGTCCCGGAAACGGAACCGCCGCCCGTGCAATCCACGGCAAAAGAAAAACCGCAGAGGGACACCGTCCGCCGCAAACGGCAGGAGGACGACTATTCCGGGCTGTTCCTCCGCCGCAACGAGATAAAGACGCGCCAGTGCGTCTATATCAGCCGCGATGTCCACAGCAAGATTCTCAAAATCGTGAACGACATCGCCGGACGTGAAATCTCGGTAGGCGGCTACGTGGACACCGTGCTGCGCCAACATCTGGAACAGCACAAGGAGAAAATAAACGAACTGTACAAGAAACAACGTGAAGACTTGATTTGA
- a CDS encoding ParA family protein yields MKNEAFKYPANRFGGYLPDRIPEPSDTRLSNDAVIHGFNDFMTQCRHSPVIRIPASPLKRIRDEPDRRRFADADIHVTDSVSEQENNSSTIKTNRTMSNETFVAFATQKGGIGKSTVTALSANYLHNVKGHNVAVMDCDAPQHSIHGLRERETGLIGGSLYFKALACDHFRKIRKNAYPVIASDALNALDDAERMLAAEEVKPDVVFFDMPGTLKSNGVVKTLSQMDYIFAPMSADRFVVESTLQFAVMFRDNLMTTGQAKTKGLYLFWTMVDGREKNGLYDLYEDVIAEMGLPVLSTRLPDSKKFRRDLSEERKSVFRSTIFPMDASLLKGSGIREFSEEISRIIRPQ; encoded by the coding sequence ATGAAAAATGAGGCTTTCAAATACCCGGCAAACCGCTTTGGCGGCTATTTGCCTGACCGGATACCCGAACCTTCGGATACCCGGCTTTCCAATGACGCGGTGATTCACGGATTCAATGACTTCATGACGCAATGTCGTCATTCACCAGTTATCCGAATCCCTGCCTCACCGTTGAAGCGGATACGTGACGAACCGGACAGGCGGAGATTCGCTGACGCGGATATACATGTCACCGATTCCGTATCGGAGCAGGAAAACAATTCATCAACCATTAAAACCAACAGAACCATGAGTAATGAAACATTCGTTGCATTCGCAACACAGAAAGGGGGCATCGGCAAATCCACCGTCACGGCACTTTCCGCCAACTACCTCCACAACGTGAAAGGACACAATGTCGCCGTCATGGACTGCGACGCCCCGCAACACAGCATACACGGGTTGCGTGAACGTGAAACGGGACTTATCGGCGGAAGCCTCTATTTCAAGGCACTCGCGTGTGACCACTTCCGCAAGATAAGGAAGAACGCCTACCCGGTCATCGCAAGCGACGCCCTTAACGCCCTCGATGATGCCGAAAGGATGCTTGCCGCAGAAGAGGTGAAACCCGACGTCGTGTTCTTCGACATGCCGGGAACCCTGAAAAGCAACGGCGTGGTCAAGACCCTCTCGCAGATGGACTACATCTTCGCGCCCATGAGTGCCGACCGTTTTGTCGTGGAAAGCACCCTGCAATTCGCCGTGATGTTCCGTGACAACCTCATGACGACGGGACAGGCGAAAACAAAAGGGCTGTACCTGTTTTGGACGATGGTGGACGGCAGGGAGAAGAACGGGCTTTACGACCTGTATGAGGATGTGATCGCCGAGATGGGGCTGCCGGTGCTGTCCACCCGCCTGCCCGACAGCAAGAAGTTCCGGCGCGACCTTTCGGAAGAGCGCAAGAGCGTGTTCCGCTCGACCATCTTCCCGATGGATGCGTCCCTGCTGAAAGGGAGCGGCATCCGTGAGTTCTCGGAAGAGATAAGCCGTATCATCAGACCTCAATAA
- the mobA gene encoding conjugal transfer protein MobA, translating into MKEKRKSKSGRNPKLDPAVYRYTVRFNEEEHNRFLAMFGKSGVYARSVFLKAHFFGQPFKVLKVDKTLVDYYTKLSDFHAQFRAVGTNYNQVVKELRLHFSEKKAMALLYKLEQHTVELVKLSRRIVELSREMEAKWSQKSV; encoded by the coding sequence ATGAAAGAGAAAAGGAAAAGCAAATCAGGGAGAAATCCCAAACTTGATCCGGCGGTGTACCGGTACACCGTCCGTTTCAACGAGGAGGAACACAACCGTTTCCTCGCCATGTTCGGAAAATCGGGTGTCTATGCACGGTCTGTTTTCCTCAAAGCGCACTTCTTCGGGCAACCGTTCAAGGTGCTGAAGGTGGACAAGACGTTGGTGGACTATTACACCAAACTGTCGGATTTTCATGCACAATTCCGTGCCGTGGGTACGAATTACAACCAAGTCGTGAAGGAACTGAGGCTGCATTTTTCAGAGAAAAAGGCGATGGCGTTGCTCTACAAATTAGAGCAACACACCGTCGAACTCGTGAAACTGAGCCGCCGGATTGTGGAACTTTCAAGGGAAATGGAGGCAAAATGGTCGCAAAAATCAGTGTAG
- the mobB gene encoding conjugal transfer protein MobB, producing the protein MVAKISVGSSLYGAIAYNGEKINEAQGRLLTTNRIYNDGSGTVDIGKAMEGFLTFLPPQMKIEKPVVHISLNPHPEDVLTDIELQNIAREYLEKLGFGNQPYLVFKHEDIDRHHLHIVTVNVDENGKRLNRDFLYRRSDRIRRELEQKYGLHPAERKNQRLDNPLRKVAASAGDVKKQVGNTVKALNGQYRFQTMGEYRALLSLYNMTVEEARGNVRGREYHGLVYSVTDDKGNKVGNPFKSSLFGKSAGYEAVQKKFVRSKSEIKDRKLADMTKRTVLSVLQGTYDKDKFVSQLKEKGIDTVLRYTEEGRIYGATFIDHRTGCVLNGSRMGKELSANALQEHFTLPYAGQPPIPLSIPVDAADKAHGQTAYDSEDISGGMGLLTPEGPAVDAEEEAFIRAMKRKKKKKRKGLGM; encoded by the coding sequence ATGGTCGCAAAAATCAGTGTAGGAAGTTCGTTGTACGGCGCGATTGCCTACAACGGGGAGAAGATTAACGAGGCGCAGGGGCGGCTTCTCACCACCAACCGCATCTACAATGACGGTTCGGGAACGGTGGACATAGGCAAGGCGATGGAGGGTTTTCTCACCTTCCTGCCACCGCAGATGAAGATCGAGAAGCCGGTGGTGCATATCTCTCTCAACCCGCACCCGGAGGATGTGCTGACCGATATTGAGTTGCAGAATATCGCCCGCGAGTATCTGGAAAAACTCGGTTTCGGAAACCAGCCTTATCTTGTATTCAAGCACGAGGACATCGACCGCCACCACCTGCACATCGTGACGGTCAACGTGGACGAGAACGGGAAAAGGCTCAACCGGGATTTTCTCTACCGCCGCAGCGACCGTATCCGCAGGGAACTGGAACAGAAGTACGGATTGCATCCGGCAGAACGTAAAAATCAGAGATTGGATAATCCGTTGCGCAAGGTGGCCGCATCGGCAGGTGATGTGAAGAAGCAGGTAGGCAACACCGTGAAGGCTCTGAATGGGCAGTACCGTTTCCAGACGATGGGCGAATACCGTGCGCTCCTTTCCTTATATAATATGACGGTGGAGGAAGCGAGGGGCAACGTGCGCGGACGGGAGTATCACGGGCTGGTCTATTCCGTCACGGACGACAAGGGTAACAAGGTGGGCAACCCGTTCAAATCCTCGCTTTTCGGGAAGTCCGCAGGCTATGAAGCCGTACAGAAGAAGTTTGTCCGTTCCAAATCGGAAATCAAGGATAGGAAACTGGCAGACATGACGAAACGCACCGTCCTTTCCGTGCTGCAAGGCACTTATGACAAGGACAAATTTGTATCCCAACTCAAAGAGAAGGGCATCGACACCGTACTGCGCTACACAGAGGAAGGGCGCATCTATGGGGCTACCTTCATCGACCACCGCACGGGATGCGTGCTGAACGGTTCGCGCATGGGTAAGGAGCTTTCGGCGAATGCCTTGCAGGAACACTTCACCCTGCCATACGCCGGACAACCGCCGATACCGCTATCCATCCCTGTGGATGCTGCGGACAAGGCACACGGGCAGACCGCCTACGACAGTGAAGATATATCGGGCGGTATGGGCTTGCTCACTCCCGAAGGTCCGGCGGTAGATGCCGAGGAAGAGGCTTTCATCCGGGCGATGAAGCGCAAAAAGAAGAAAAAACGCAAGGGCTTGGGTATGTAA
- the mobC gene encoding conjugal transfer protein MobC produces MSQQEDDLRALAKIMDFLRAVSIILVVMNVYWFCYEAIRLWGVNIGVVDKILLNFDRTAGLFHSILYTKLFSVLLLALSCLGTKGVKGEKITWGRIWTAFAVGFVLFFLNWWLLPLPLPLEAVTGLYVLTIGTGYVCLLMGGLWMSRLLKHNLMEDVFNNENESFMQETRLIESEYSVNLPTRFYYRKRWNNGWINVVNPFRASIVLGTPGSGKSYAVVNNFIKQQIEKGFSQYIYDFKYPDLSTIAYNHLLNHPDGYKVKPKFYVINFDDPRRSHRCNPIHPDFMEDITDAYESAYTIMLNLNKTWVQKQGDFFVESPIILFASIIWYLKIYQNGKFCTFPHAIEFLNRRYEDIFPILTSYPELENYLSPFMDAWLGGAAEQLMGQIASAKIPLSRMISPQLYWVMSDSEFTLDINNPEEPKILCVGNNPDRQNIYGAALGLYNSRIVKLINKKGMLKSSVIIDELPTIYFKGLDNLIATARSNKVAVCLGFQDFSQLVRDYGDKEAKVVMNTVGNIFSGQVVGETAKTLSERFGKVLQKRQSISINRQDVSTSINTQMDALIPPSKISGLTQGMFVGSVSDNFNERIEQKIFHCEIVVDAEKVKREESAYKKIPVITNFTDEDGNDRMKETVQANYRRIKEEVKQIVQEELERIKNDPVLCKLLPDNETV; encoded by the coding sequence ATGTCACAACAAGAAGACGATTTGAGGGCATTGGCGAAAATCATGGATTTTCTGCGTGCCGTGAGTATCATTTTAGTGGTCATGAACGTGTACTGGTTCTGCTACGAAGCCATCCGGCTGTGGGGCGTGAACATCGGCGTGGTGGACAAAATCCTTCTGAACTTCGACCGCACGGCGGGGCTGTTCCATTCCATTCTCTACACGAAGCTGTTTTCCGTCCTTTTGCTTGCCTTGTCCTGTCTGGGTACGAAGGGTGTCAAGGGTGAGAAAATCACTTGGGGGAGAATCTGGACAGCATTTGCCGTCGGGTTCGTGCTGTTTTTCCTGAACTGGTGGTTGCTGCCCCTGCCGCTGCCGCTTGAAGCGGTGACGGGACTGTATGTCCTTACCATTGGAACGGGCTATGTCTGCCTGTTGATGGGTGGTCTGTGGATGAGCCGCCTGTTGAAACACAATTTGATGGAGGATGTTTTCAACAACGAGAACGAGAGTTTCATGCAGGAAACGAGGCTTATCGAAAGCGAGTATTCGGTCAATCTGCCGACACGTTTCTATTACAGGAAACGCTGGAACAACGGTTGGATCAATGTAGTTAATCCCTTCCGTGCGTCCATCGTGTTGGGTACGCCGGGCAGCGGCAAGTCCTATGCCGTGGTAAACAATTTTATCAAGCAACAGATTGAAAAGGGCTTTAGTCAATACATCTACGATTTCAAGTATCCCGACCTATCTACTATTGCCTACAACCATTTGCTGAACCACCCGGACGGCTACAAGGTAAAGCCGAAGTTCTATGTGATCAACTTCGACGACCCGCGACGCTCTCATCGGTGCAATCCCATTCACCCGGATTTTATGGAAGATATTACGGATGCCTATGAGAGTGCCTACACAATAATGCTCAACCTCAATAAAACGTGGGTGCAAAAGCAGGGCGACTTCTTCGTGGAGTCACCTATCATTCTGTTTGCCAGTATTATCTGGTATCTCAAAATCTATCAGAACGGGAAGTTTTGCACGTTTCCCCATGCTATCGAGTTTCTGAACCGCCGTTACGAGGATATATTTCCGATACTGACCTCTTATCCGGAGCTGGAGAACTACCTTTCGCCGTTCATGGATGCGTGGCTTGGAGGGGCTGCGGAGCAGCTCATGGGTCAGATAGCGTCGGCAAAAATCCCGCTTTCGAGGATGATTTCACCGCAGCTCTACTGGGTGATGTCAGACAGCGAGTTTACGCTGGACATCAACAATCCCGAAGAGCCGAAAATCCTCTGCGTGGGTAACAATCCCGACCGTCAGAATATCTACGGTGCGGCACTCGGTCTGTATAATTCCCGTATCGTGAAGCTCATCAACAAGAAGGGGATGCTGAAGTCATCGGTCATCATCGACGAGTTGCCCACAATATACTTCAAAGGGTTGGACAATCTTATAGCTACCGCCCGAAGCAACAAGGTTGCCGTGTGTCTGGGCTTTCAGGATTTCAGCCAGTTAGTGCGTGACTACGGGGACAAAGAGGCGAAAGTGGTGATGAACACTGTCGGCAATATTTTCTCCGGTCAGGTGGTGGGGGAAACAGCCAAGACGCTCTCCGAGCGGTTCGGTAAGGTGTTGCAGAAACGGCAGTCCATCTCCATCAACCGGCAGGATGTTTCCACCTCCATCAACACGCAGATGGACGCGCTCATTCCACCGAGTAAGATTTCCGGGCTTACGCAGGGAATGTTTGTCGGTTCTGTATCCGACAACTTCAACGAGCGTATCGAGCAGAAGATTTTTCATTGCGAGATTGTGGTGGATGCCGAAAAGGTGAAACGGGAAGAAAGTGCCTACAAGAAAATTCCCGTCATTACAAACTTCACGGACGAGGACGGCAACGACCGCATGAAGGAAACGGTGCAGGCGAACTACCGGCGCATCAAGGAAGAGGTGAAGCAGATTGTGCAGGAGGAACTGGAGCGTATCAAAAACGATCCGGTGCTGTGTAAACTGCTACCAGATAATGAGACTGTCTAA